The sequence below is a genomic window from Paenibacillus silvisoli.
TGGTGGTGGTGGTCGCAGTTTAAGTTCTACACCCCTCACCTGAAGTCTACTGGCAGATAATGCCGAATGCTGCTTTGCGCGCATACCGGGCTGAACAAGTCCGGTATGCGTGCTTCAAAGCGGAAACCAACGCAGGCGGGGAGATGCTGCAAAATGGGATTTTACAAGTTTTTGCTTTCCAGAGTGATTTCCTTTGTGCTCGTCGTTTTTATCGGTATTACGACCGTCTTCTTCGTGCCCCGGTTCATGCCGTCGGATCCGGTGGAGGCCATGATCGGCAAGATGACGGCGAATCAAGCGTTCATGGAGCCGGAAGCCATTATTACGCTGCGCGAAACGTTAAATGAATCCTTCGGTCTTGAAGGCTCGATATGGGACCAATACGTAGGCTTCGTGAAAAGGGTAATCGTGACGCAGGATTTCGGTCCTTCCTTGGCCAGTTATCCGAATCCGGTCAATGAGCTTATTGCAAAGGCACTGCCCTGGACGATGGGCTTGCTGTTAGTCTCGACGATTATCGCATGGCTGATCGGCAATGTCGTCGGACTCCTCGCCGGCTTCCTCAAAGATAAATCGTACTCCAAGGCCATGGAGGCCGTCTCCATTATGATCTATCCGATTCCGTATTACATATTGGCACTCGTGCTCATTATGCTGCTGTCGTATATTTATCCGATTTTTCCGCTTTCGGCTACCTTTCAAGGGGAAGGGTTCTCCTGGGAACATATCAAGAGTGTCGTTTACAACTCCATCTTGCCCGCGCTTTCGATGATTCTGGTCGGGACCGGCTGGTGGGTGATCAGCATGAAGACGTTGTCTTCCGGAATCGCGGAGGAGGATTACGTTCAATTCGCCAGGCTGAAGGGGCTAAGCGAACGCAAAATCATGACCAAATACGTGCTGCCGAATGCGGCGCTGCCGCAAGTCACGATGCTTGCGCTGCAGATCGGGACGATCTTTAACGGGGCCTTGATAACGGAGATTTTGTTCGGTTACCCGGGTATCGGCACGCTCATTTATACAGGGATTCTGCAAGCCGACTACAACCTGATCATGGGGACGATTACGCTTTCCATCATCGCGGTGGCCATGGCTACGTTTATCGTCGACTTCTTATATCCGTTTATCGATCCCAGAGTGCGTTATAAATAAGTGTGCTTCGGAGGTGAGCTGGCGTGAAGCATTGGAATTTCCGTTTAAAGCTAGGCGTTTTCCTGCTAAGTATTTTCATAATCCTCGGCTTCATCGTTCCTTTCTTCTACCAGGGCAATCCGATCGAGTGGGGGACGTACTTAAAGAATGTGAAGCCGAACAAGGAGCATATTTTCGGAACGACGAGTCTGGGCCAAGACACGTTCTGGCTGCTGGCCAAATCGATCCAAAATTCGTTTATTATCGGCATCATCGTCGCTTTCTTTGCTACCCTCATCGGCGTACTGCTTGGACTATGGGCCGGTTTTAAAGGCGGCATCATCGACCGGATCATTACCGTCATGACGGACTCCTTCATCGTCATTCCTTCGCTCCCGATCCTGATTCTGCTCGGCAGCCTCATGCAAGGCAAGGCGTCGCTCTTCATGATCGCGTTCGTATTGATCATCTTCAACTGGCCGTGGCCGGCACGGCAGCTCCGTTCCATGGCGTTGTCGCTCAGCGAGCGCGACTTCATCAGTACCGCGATCTTCTCCGGACAGAATACGCTGAAAATCATCGTGAAGGAAATTTTCCCGTTCGTGGCCGGCTGGTCCGTCGCCAATTTCGTCAATACGATTCTCGTGGCCATCGGCTCCGAATCCGGCTTGGCCGTAATCGGGATGTCCAGCAACGAGAAGGCTACGCTCGGAACGATGATTTATTGGGCCAACCAGCATCAGGCGATGCTTTCCGAGCGCTGGTGGTGGATCGGATCGCCGGTCGTTGCCATCGCGTTAATCTTCATCGCCTTATTCCTGGTTATGACGGGCTATCAGCAATATTCTGCGTTAAGGAGAGGAAAGTAATATGCTGAAGCTGAATCAGGTAAGCGCGCAATATAACATCTTATCCGGCTACGTTCAAGCGGTAGATAAAGTCGATTTCGAAGTCCGCCGGAATGAAATCTTCGGCATTGCGGGCGAATCCGGCTGCGGGAAGTCCACGCTCCTCAAGGTCATGTACGACTTGATCGCCTATCCGCTGGAAATCGCGTCGGGCTCCGTGGAAGTGCACACGACGGATCGAAAGGGTGCGCCTCTCATCTACCGCAACGGCGAGATCCATAAGAGCTGGTGGAAGGATATCTCTTATGTACCGCAAGGCGCCATGCACGTCATGAACCCGGTCACGCGGGTGAAAATTCAATTTTTCGATACGATCAGCAAGTACCATGGCGTGAAGGACAAGAAGAAGCTGGAGCATGATATTACGGAGTATCTGAAAGAGCTGGAGCTGCCGCCCGACGTGCTGAAAGCCTATCCGCATCAGCTTAGCGGCGGCATGAGGCAGCGCGTATTAATCGCGCTCGCGACGTTTCTGCATCCGAGCATCGTGCTGGCCGACGAACCGACGACGGCACTGGATGTCGTCGTGCAGCGAGGCATTCTGACCATGCTGTCGCAGGTGCAGAAGAAACTGAAAAACTCCATGGTCATTGTCTCTCACGATATGGGCGTCCATTATCAGATCACCACCCGGATGGGCATCATGTATGCCGGCCAGATGATCGAAGTCGGGCCGACGGACCAAATCTTTAACGAGCCTAAGCATCCGTATACCAAAATGTTGATCAACGCGCTTCCGCGGATCGGCGATAACAGCCAGAAGGAAGGCATCCCGGGAACGCCTCCGAGCTTGAAAAATCCGCCTGCCGGCTGCCGTTTCGCGGCGAGATGCCCGCATGCGAAGGAGATGTGCCGGATGGTGGAGCCGGAGCGGGTGAATGTGGGAGCTGGCCATTACGCAAGCTGCCATTTGCTTAGTTAGGGCTAGGCTATGCGCAAGCAATGCCAAAAGGAAGGAGGTCTTTGTTTGGCTGCTAACATACTGGAAATCCATCGCCTCTCAAGACATTTTAAAATCGGCGGGATGCTGCTCGGGACCAAAATTACGGCCGTGGACCACATCGATTTAACGCTGCCGGGGGATAAGCCGCAAATCATGAGCATCGTCGGGGAATCCGGCTGCGGCAAGACGACGCTCGCGAAGATGATCCTGCGCCTGCTTGAGCCGTCCTTCGGCGAAGTGGTCATTGACGGCACGCCGCTTTCCTTCTACGCCAAACGAAAAAACAAGAAGGCGTTTCTCAAGAACGTGCAGCCCATCTTTCAAAATCCGTTCTCCACGTTCAGCAGCCGTAAGACGGTGGACACGTATCTCTACGAAACGGCGCTCAATCTGGATGTCGCCGCGACGAAGCAGGAAGCAAAGGCCATCATTACCGACGTTCTGAAGTCGGTAGGTCTGGATATCAACCATGTCGCCGGCAAATATCCGAATCAATTCTCCGGCGGGGAGCTGCAGCGGATATCGATCGCGCGGGCGCTCATTCCGAAGCCAAGGCTCATCGTTGCCGACGAGCCGGTCGCCATGATCGATGCTTCTCTGCGGATGAACGTGGTGAACCTGTTCAAGAAGCTGAAGGATGAATACAACGTCAATTTCATCTATATTACGCACGATCTGTCTACCGCTTATTACGTCAGCGATTACATTGCAACGATGTACAGAGGAAACTTGATCGAATTCGGCAAGGCCAAGGAAATCTTGAATCACCCCGCGCATCCTTATACGGAGCTACTGCTGGAATCCATTCCGCGGGTCGGGAAGAAGTGGGACGAAGACATGAAGCTCCCCGATATCGAGAGCAAAGAATTCGGACTCGACGGCTGTAAATTTGCAGGACGCTGCGCCCATGCCAAAGCCATTTGCCATTCGTCCAAACCCGGCATGATTCAGCTGAATGCGGATCATCAAGTGCTTTGCTTTAAACATAGCGGCTATCAAGCCGCGGCGGCCGCCGAAGCGGCGATTGGCGCTCAGGCGCTTTCGAACAGCGACAAATCCAATCTTAGCTTGTAATTTAGAAACGGAGGCTCGTTCATATGCTGCATAACCAAGGATTAGGCTTCGGATTATCCACGGCACCGATGATGACCAATGCGAAGACCCGCTCGATCAGCGCGGAAAATCCGAAAGGCGAGGTCGGCGCGGGCGGGAAGGAAGCGAATCATTTAGGCGTTGGCCGGAAGGGACGTCCATGCATCACGCTTCAGCAGGGAGAGACCGTCACGTTAATGGAAGTGGACGGGCCGGGCGTCATCCAGCATTTCTGGATCACGGTTACGGACCGTACGGACAAAGGCTACTTCGTGCTGCGGGATTTGATCCTGCGCATGTACTGGGACGACGAGACGGACCCTTCGGTCGAAGTGCCGCTTGGCGATTTTTTTTGCAATGGCTTTGGCAGCCGCAGCCTGGTCAATTCGCTGCCGATTGTCGTGAATCCGACCGGCGGCATGAACTGCTATTTCCCGATGCCGTTTCGCAAGAAGGCCAAGATCACGGTCGAGAATCAGCATGCCAAAGAAATCGGAGGCTTCTTCTATCAATTCAATTACACCTTGGTCGACGGGCTGCCGGACGAAGCCGGCTGCTTCCATGCCCAGTGGAGACGGGAAAATATAACGACCGCCGCAAAGGATTTCACGATCCTTGATAACGTGAAGGGGAAAGGTCATTACGTTGGTACGTACTTGGCCTGGGCAGCCCTGGAGCGGTACTGGTGGGGAGAAGGCGAAATCAAATTCTATATGGACGGCGATGATGAGTGGCCGACCATTTGCGGTACCGGGACGGAAGATTACTTCGGCGGAGCATGGTGCTTCTACGAGAAACGGGATGGTAAAATCGTCGAAGTGCCTTACAATACGCCGTACTTAGGTTATCCGTATTATTCGAAAGAGGACACGACGCGCAGCGATATTTTCGGTGAAGACAGCGTCCCGATGCACGGCTTGTACCGTTGGCATTTGATGGACCCGATTCGTTTCGAGAACGAGCTGAGAGTGACGATTCAGCAAATGGGTCACAACAGCCGAGCCTTGTTCGAACGAACCGATGACGTCTCTTCAGTGGCGTATTGGTATCAGGCCGAACCTCATGCGGCATTCCCGGCTCTGCTTCCCGTCGAACTGCGATGGCCAAGGTAAGCTCGATGGAAGCGGAGCGGATTAGAACGAGAGTACCGGGGAGAAAGCATCTAAGAGCCATCGAGAAACGAAAGCAGCAGGATCGAAAGAGGTGGCTGTTCTTCGCGATTATCATCGTCGCGGCGGCAGCCGTCGCGGCAGCGGTTGTATTCACGCCAAAACCAAAGCCGGTTGCGTTCGACTATGCGGCGCTTCCCATGTTAGGGGCTGCCGATGCACCGGTCAAAATCGTGGAATTCGGGGACTTTAAGTGTCCGGCATGCCGCTACTTCAGCCAGGAGATCAAGCCGCAGCTGGTTCGGGACTACATGGATCAAGGAAAAGCAGCCTTATACTTTATCAATCATACGATTATCGGACCGGATTCCTTCGCGGCCGCGATGGCCGGCCAATCGATCTATCATCAGAACAAAAAGGAATTTTGGGCTTTCTATGATGCGATTTATAAGAATCAAGGCGACGAACGGCAGTTATGGGCGACGCCGGAGTTTCTCGTCGAGCTTGCCAAGACCTCGCAGCTTCAAGTCGACTACGAGAAGCTGAAGCAAGATATCGAGAGCGAGGCGTACGCCGATGAAGTGATCAAACAGAACGCGAAGGCCGAAAAACTGGTTTCCGCTACGCCGACCCTTTTTATTAACGGGGTTAAGTTTACGGACTTCGCCGATTACGACAAACTGAAGAAAGCGATTGCTAAAGCTGAGAAAGAAGCCGATTAATGAATTTACGATGGAGGTCCGCCGAGAGGCGGGCTTCTTTTTTTTCATAAAAGCATTGACTTTCAACCGAATTAAAAATAATCTATTAGTGCACTAGTTCAATAGTGCACTGGTTCGCGGTCTAAAGGAGGATCGGACGTGCAGCTGAATTTTGACAACCCGAAACCGATTTATTTGCAAATGGTCGATGAAGTCAAGAAGGCGCTGGCCAGAGGAGAGCTCTCGCCTGGCGATAAAATCCCTTCACATAAAGAGAGGGCGCAAATGTCGCAAGTAAACCCCAATACGGTGCAGCGGGCCTATCAGGAGATGGAGCGTGAAGGGCTGACGGAAACGCTTCGCGGCCAAGGCACGTTTATCCGCAACGATCCGGCTTTGCTGCTGAAGATCCGATCGGAAATGGCGATGGCGGCGGTGAAGCTTTTTATCGAAGAAATGCGCGGACTCGGCATTGAGCCGGGGGAAACGGAGCGGATGCTTCGCAGTGAACTATACGAGGAGAGCGAGGAGGGATAAGTCGTGGACACGCTGGATCAGCTTCCGAACATGATTGAATTAAAAGGCGTACATAAACGGTATTTGTTAAAACAAGCGTTAAACGGAGTCGATCTTCAGATCAAGACGGGCAGCATCGTCGGTTTACTAGGCCCTAACGGAAGCGGCAAATCGACCTTGCTCAAAATGATGGCCGGTTTGATTTACCCTACATCCGGTACGATCCGCGTCAACGGAAGAGAGCCCGATGTTCGTAATAAACGCCATATTGCTTATCTGCCGGAAATCGATCATTTATACAACTGGATGACGGTCAAGGAAACGCTCCAGTTCATTTCGGGGTTTTACGGCGATTGGCAGGAGGAGAAAGCGGCGCAAATGCTGCGTGAGATGGAGCTTGACGAGCGGCAGAAGGTCCGCAACCTCTCAAAAGGGATGCGGGCGCGGTTAAAGCTTATTGCCGCATTGGCTCGAAAGGTCCCGCTCGTTCTGCTGGATGAGCCGTTCTCGGGCATTGACCCGATGTCGCGGGCGAAAATCATCCAATCGATTCTTAGCCAGTTTCAAGCCGAGGAGCAAACGATCCTGTTGTCCACCCATTCGGTGAAAGAGTCCGAGCCGATGTTCGATGACGTCATTTTCCTGCAAAATGGTCGGATTAAGCTTCATGACACCGCCGAAAACCTGCGTTCGTCGTACGGCTGCTCGCTTGAGAATATATGGGAGAAGGTGTACACGTAAATGGCATTCCGGAAATTGTTCATGAAGGAATGGAGAAGCATTCTCCCCTTGTACGGCGTTTTTGCCGCGGTAGTGCTTCTGCTGCATGTGTTCGTTCTGTTTAAAAGCGGCGCTTGGAGCGATGACATCTTGCTCATTCTCTCCGTCTTTCTGCCGTTTCTGTTTGCGGGCGTCATCGCGGTCGGAACCGGCTACTATCAGCTTCATACGGAGTGGAGAACGAATTCGATCTACCTGCTCATGTCATTGCCCGTACGCGGCTGGAAGGTGCTGATGGCCAAATGGACGGCTACGCTGTCCTTGTTGATTCTAACGAGCATATGGATCGGAGGCAGCTTCATGATGCTGCTGCTGTGGGCCAAATGGGATGGCTGGAAGACGAGCGAAGATTTGCCGGAGCTGCTTCCGATGCTGATGAAGATATCCGCCAACGGATTTCTGCTGTACTGCTTTACGGTTGCTTTCCTGCTGATCGTCGTCCAATTCGCTTATTTGTGCGGCCAGCTGGTAGCCAAGCTGAAATGGCTTGTCATTCTCGGCGCGTTCTGCGGCGCGTTGTGGCTCGTATTGCGCATTAGTCCGCTGTTATCGGGACTTCTGCTGTGGACGCCTGATTTATACATCGTAAGCGATACCGATAACAGCGATGTGCTGTACTTGCACTCGGGTCCTTTTATCGGGCTGGTGATACTGGGCGCAGGCTTAGTTTGGTTGAACGGCTACATTTTTGAACAGGAAGTGGAGGTGTGAAGGAGATGTTTCGCAAAAAAAGGACGCTTCTTCTAGCCTTGATCCCCGTTGTGATTTTCTTCTTGATCGTGGATATTTGGACGAAAGACGCGCAGCTGTTCGGGAATTTCGCTCGTCAATTCGTGAATGAGCAGAAGATGAAGGATTACGAAGCCGCGCATAAGATGGCCACTGCCGCGGCAACTAGAGAGATTGCCGTGGATGGTCGGGAGCTGAAGCAAGTGTCGCTCTCGGGCGCGGGAGGCGCGATTTCGGTGCACCGGTCGTCGGAGCCCGAGGTGCGCTTGAGCTATACGGTTACCATATCCGCCGCCAATCAGGAGAAAGCCGATCGGATACGAGATGCGGTCAACGTCAAAGAGGAAATTACGGATGGGCGGTTGACGTTCGTTACTTCTGCGGATGGAGAAAATGTCGATTATCATTCGACCACGATCGATTACGTGCTCTCGATCCCGGATGGAATGAAGCTTTCCGTTGCTTCCGAGCATGGTTCCGTGCGCATCGATGGGCTTCAAGGGGATGTCGAGGTCAACTCAGTCAACGGGTTGCTGGAGATGGTCCGCTTGGCCGGAACGATTTCCGTCTCGTCGGATTATAGCAGCGTCTACCTATCCGATATTAAGGGAAAGGTCGGCTTAACCAACCAAAACGGCGATGCAAACTTGGATCAAATCGCAGGCGGCATTACGCTTGACTCTGAATCCGGCCGCATTTTCGTTTCGCGAAGCAAGGGCGGCATTACAGGCGAAACAGAAGACGGCCCTGTGTATTTGAGCGAGATAGCCGGTACCGTCAAGCTCAAAGGCGAGGATGCTGCCATTCAACTGGATCAGATTCTGGGCGACACGCAGATTAGATCCATTACCGGCCAAACCAAGCTGATTTTGGCTGACAACCAAGGCTATACGCTCCATGCGAAAACAAGCGGGGGAAGCATACGCACGCATCTGCCGCTTCCAATCGAGCAGAATCAGAATGAGGACGACTCGAAGCAGCTGAGCGGCGTAGTCGGCGACGGTACTTGGAAGGTCGACGTGGAGACGATTTCCGGCAACATCGTCATTAATGCGAAATAATAGTTGATCTTTAAGGGAGATGAGAGGCATGAGCAAGGAATCGGTTGTTAGCTTACGCAATGTTACGAAACGGATTGGACGTACGACGATCATCGACAATTTGACGTTTGACGTACCGCAAGGGGAAATTTTCGGATTTTTGGGACCGAACGGCGCGGGGAAGACGACGACGATCCGGATGATGGTCGGCTTAATGTCGATTTCGCAAGGCGAGATCGTCATTAAAGGCAAAAATATTAAGAGCGAGTTCGAGCAAGCGATCCGCCACGTCGGCGCCATTGTCGAAAATCCGGAAATGTACAAGTTTTTGAGCGGCTACCGCAACTTGATCCATTATGCTCGCATGGTACCTGGCGTAACGAAAGAGCGGATCGACGAAGTGGTGAAGCTGGTCAAGCTGGAGAACCGGATTCACGATAAGGTCAAGAAGTACTCGCTCGGCATGCGCCAGCGGCTCGGCGTTGCACAGGCCTTGCTCCACAGACCATCGCTGCTCATTTTGGACGAACCGACGAACGGGCTTGACCCGGCAGGCATTCGCGAGCTGCGCGACTACTTGCGTTATTTGACCCGGGAAGAAGGGATCACCGTGATCGTTTCCAGCCATCTCTTGTCCGAGATGGAGCTGATGTGCGACCGCGTTGCGATCCTTAAGCACGGCAAGCTTGTTGATGTGAAGCTGATCGAGGATTTCATCGGCTCGAACGATCGGACGCAGACCTATCTCATCGAGGCCTCCCCGGACGGCGAAATCATTGCGGAAATTAAGGCGATGGCCGGCGTCGCCGATGCGAAAGCCGTTCCGGAGGGACTTGAGGTCATTACCGAGCGTGATCGGATACCGGACATTTTATCGCATTTAATGAAGCAGAACGTGAACATTTACGGTGCACGCGCCGTACGCCAATCGCTGGAAGATCGATTCTTGGAAATGACTGGGGGCGAGCAAATTGGTTAATTTGGTGCTTAATGAAAATATGAAACTGTACCGCCGCACGCGGACGTGGGTCATGATCGGGCTCATGATCGCCGCTGTTCTCGTCGGCAGCTTCGTGGAATGGTATTACGACGGCAAAGAGGCGAAAACAGCTACTTGGCAGCAGCAGCTGACGGAGGAGAATCAACGCCTGGATCAGCTGTTGAGCGATCCGAAGCTAGACGCGGAGAACAAGTCGTATATCGAAGGATCGAAAGCGGTCAACGAATATCGGTTGGAGCATCAGATCCGTCCCACGGATAATACGATGTGGGAAGGCATAAACGGTTCCGCGGAGATGGTTGTCTTGATTACGTTATTTACGGTCATCGTCGCTGGAGACAGTCTTGCCGGCGAATTCGCGACCGGCACGATCAAGCTGCTGCTCATTCGGCCGGCAAGCCGGCTTAAAATTCTCGTGTCCAAATATATCTCGATGATTATGTTCGGATTCGCTCTGCTCATTATATTGTTCATTGTCTCCGTGCTCGTTAACGGACTGCTCTACCAGTTCGCGAATATGGATTTGCCTTTGTTGGTTCATAACGCGGATGGAGAAATCATTCAGAAAAACATGGTCGCCAATCTGTGGCAAACGTATTTGCTCAATGGCGTATCGACGATCATCTTCGTCACGATGGCGTTCATGATCTCATCCGCGTTCCGCAGCAGCACGATGGCAATCGGCTTCTCCATCTTTGCCTTGTTCGCGGGCTCTATCCTGATGGAGCTGCTGCAGATCTACGATTGGAGCAAATATATGCTGTTTGCTAATATCAATCTGTCGCAATACTTGAGAGGCAACCCGTATCAGGAGGGAATGACGA
It includes:
- a CDS encoding ABC transporter permease, translated to MVNLVLNENMKLYRRTRTWVMIGLMIAAVLVGSFVEWYYDGKEAKTATWQQQLTEENQRLDQLLSDPKLDAENKSYIEGSKAVNEYRLEHQIRPTDNTMWEGINGSAEMVVLITLFTVIVAGDSLAGEFATGTIKLLLIRPASRLKILVSKYISMIMFGFALLIILFIVSVLVNGLLYQFANMDLPLLVHNADGEIIQKNMVANLWQTYLLNGVSTIIFVTMAFMISSAFRSSTMAIGFSIFALFAGSILMELLQIYDWSKYMLFANINLSQYLRGNPYQEGMTMGFSIKMLVAYYLVFNLVSWAVFTKRDVAA
- a CDS encoding ABC transporter permease: MKHWNFRLKLGVFLLSIFIILGFIVPFFYQGNPIEWGTYLKNVKPNKEHIFGTTSLGQDTFWLLAKSIQNSFIIGIIVAFFATLIGVLLGLWAGFKGGIIDRIITVMTDSFIVIPSLPILILLGSLMQGKASLFMIAFVLIIFNWPWPARQLRSMALSLSERDFISTAIFSGQNTLKIIVKEIFPFVAGWSVANFVNTILVAIGSESGLAVIGMSSNEKATLGTMIYWANQHQAMLSERWWWIGSPVVAIALIFIALFLVMTGYQQYSALRRGK
- a CDS encoding ABC transporter ATP-binding protein, which produces MDTLDQLPNMIELKGVHKRYLLKQALNGVDLQIKTGSIVGLLGPNGSGKSTLLKMMAGLIYPTSGTIRVNGREPDVRNKRHIAYLPEIDHLYNWMTVKETLQFISGFYGDWQEEKAAQMLREMELDERQKVRNLSKGMRARLKLIAALARKVPLVLLDEPFSGIDPMSRAKIIQSILSQFQAEEQTILLSTHSVKESEPMFDDVIFLQNGRIKLHDTAENLRSSYGCSLENIWEKVYT
- a CDS encoding ABC transporter ATP-binding protein gives rise to the protein MSKESVVSLRNVTKRIGRTTIIDNLTFDVPQGEIFGFLGPNGAGKTTTIRMMVGLMSISQGEIVIKGKNIKSEFEQAIRHVGAIVENPEMYKFLSGYRNLIHYARMVPGVTKERIDEVVKLVKLENRIHDKVKKYSLGMRQRLGVAQALLHRPSLLILDEPTNGLDPAGIRELRDYLRYLTREEGITVIVSSHLLSEMELMCDRVAILKHGKLVDVKLIEDFIGSNDRTQTYLIEASPDGEIIAEIKAMAGVADAKAVPEGLEVITERDRIPDILSHLMKQNVNIYGARAVRQSLEDRFLEMTGGEQIG
- a CDS encoding DUF4097 family beta strand repeat-containing protein; protein product: MFRKKRTLLLALIPVVIFFLIVDIWTKDAQLFGNFARQFVNEQKMKDYEAAHKMATAAATREIAVDGRELKQVSLSGAGGAISVHRSSEPEVRLSYTVTISAANQEKADRIRDAVNVKEEITDGRLTFVTSADGENVDYHSTTIDYVLSIPDGMKLSVASEHGSVRIDGLQGDVEVNSVNGLLEMVRLAGTISVSSDYSSVYLSDIKGKVGLTNQNGDANLDQIAGGITLDSESGRIFVSRSKGGITGETEDGPVYLSEIAGTVKLKGEDAAIQLDQILGDTQIRSITGQTKLILADNQGYTLHAKTSGGSIRTHLPLPIEQNQNEDDSKQLSGVVGDGTWKVDVETISGNIVINAK
- a CDS encoding ABC transporter ATP-binding protein → MAANILEIHRLSRHFKIGGMLLGTKITAVDHIDLTLPGDKPQIMSIVGESGCGKTTLAKMILRLLEPSFGEVVIDGTPLSFYAKRKNKKAFLKNVQPIFQNPFSTFSSRKTVDTYLYETALNLDVAATKQEAKAIITDVLKSVGLDINHVAGKYPNQFSGGELQRISIARALIPKPRLIVADEPVAMIDASLRMNVVNLFKKLKDEYNVNFIYITHDLSTAYYVSDYIATMYRGNLIEFGKAKEILNHPAHPYTELLLESIPRVGKKWDEDMKLPDIESKEFGLDGCKFAGRCAHAKAICHSSKPGMIQLNADHQVLCFKHSGYQAAAAAEAAIGAQALSNSDKSNLSL
- a CDS encoding GntR family transcriptional regulator yields the protein MQLNFDNPKPIYLQMVDEVKKALARGELSPGDKIPSHKERAQMSQVNPNTVQRAYQEMEREGLTETLRGQGTFIRNDPALLLKIRSEMAMAAVKLFIEEMRGLGIEPGETERMLRSELYEESEEG
- a CDS encoding glycoside hydrolase family 172 protein, giving the protein MLHNQGLGFGLSTAPMMTNAKTRSISAENPKGEVGAGGKEANHLGVGRKGRPCITLQQGETVTLMEVDGPGVIQHFWITVTDRTDKGYFVLRDLILRMYWDDETDPSVEVPLGDFFCNGFGSRSLVNSLPIVVNPTGGMNCYFPMPFRKKAKITVENQHAKEIGGFFYQFNYTLVDGLPDEAGCFHAQWRRENITTAAKDFTILDNVKGKGHYVGTYLAWAALERYWWGEGEIKFYMDGDDEWPTICGTGTEDYFGGAWCFYEKRDGKIVEVPYNTPYLGYPYYSKEDTTRSDIFGEDSVPMHGLYRWHLMDPIRFENELRVTIQQMGHNSRALFERTDDVSSVAYWYQAEPHAAFPALLPVELRWPR
- a CDS encoding DsbA family protein; protein product: MAKVSSMEAERIRTRVPGRKHLRAIEKRKQQDRKRWLFFAIIIVAAAAVAAAVVFTPKPKPVAFDYAALPMLGAADAPVKIVEFGDFKCPACRYFSQEIKPQLVRDYMDQGKAALYFINHTIIGPDSFAAAMAGQSIYHQNKKEFWAFYDAIYKNQGDERQLWATPEFLVELAKTSQLQVDYEKLKQDIESEAYADEVIKQNAKAEKLVSATPTLFINGVKFTDFADYDKLKKAIAKAEKEAD
- a CDS encoding ABC transporter permease, yielding MGFYKFLLSRVISFVLVVFIGITTVFFVPRFMPSDPVEAMIGKMTANQAFMEPEAIITLRETLNESFGLEGSIWDQYVGFVKRVIVTQDFGPSLASYPNPVNELIAKALPWTMGLLLVSTIIAWLIGNVVGLLAGFLKDKSYSKAMEAVSIMIYPIPYYILALVLIMLLSYIYPIFPLSATFQGEGFSWEHIKSVVYNSILPALSMILVGTGWWVISMKTLSSGIAEEDYVQFARLKGLSERKIMTKYVLPNAALPQVTMLALQIGTIFNGALITEILFGYPGIGTLIYTGILQADYNLIMGTITLSIIAVAMATFIVDFLYPFIDPRVRYK
- a CDS encoding ABC transporter ATP-binding protein gives rise to the protein MLKLNQVSAQYNILSGYVQAVDKVDFEVRRNEIFGIAGESGCGKSTLLKVMYDLIAYPLEIASGSVEVHTTDRKGAPLIYRNGEIHKSWWKDISYVPQGAMHVMNPVTRVKIQFFDTISKYHGVKDKKKLEHDITEYLKELELPPDVLKAYPHQLSGGMRQRVLIALATFLHPSIVLADEPTTALDVVVQRGILTMLSQVQKKLKNSMVIVSHDMGVHYQITTRMGIMYAGQMIEVGPTDQIFNEPKHPYTKMLINALPRIGDNSQKEGIPGTPPSLKNPPAGCRFAARCPHAKEMCRMVEPERVNVGAGHYASCHLLS